From the genome of Lacibacter sp. H407, one region includes:
- a CDS encoding T9SS type A sorting domain-containing protein — protein MSKNYVLIIVVLCFYATQLHAQLQVANGTTFKLEGNATLVLQDMSLVNNGTFNQTAGTVRFTGTANNTIGGTQPTKIHVLQLAKTGTAEIQLQRTIGINTLVSFTSGLLNLNNNNLELEPAALLTGETETTRVIGANGGHVQIVLPLNAPSSANPGNLGAVITSAQNLGTVTIRRGHTAQNISVISRQSINRYYDITPTTSTSLNATLRFNYFNAELNGRNEALLSLWRSNDNINWTGAGFSSRDATSNFVQQTGIASFSRWTLTDIDFPTNVFDLTSAGAPAIKVWPNPTVELLNISVRVKKTTDATVSVIDMQGRRLMNRAVKLVAGNNQLQIETLQLAAGAYQLIITAEDGSTLKSTLIRQ, from the coding sequence AGGTTGCAAACGGCACAACGTTTAAACTTGAAGGCAACGCTACGCTTGTTTTGCAAGACATGAGTCTTGTTAACAATGGCACGTTTAACCAAACAGCAGGCACAGTTCGTTTTACAGGTACAGCCAACAATACAATCGGTGGAACACAGCCAACAAAAATTCATGTGTTACAATTGGCAAAAACAGGTACCGCTGAAATACAGTTGCAACGCACGATTGGTATTAATACACTTGTAAGTTTTACAAGTGGCTTGTTGAATCTCAACAATAATAATCTTGAATTAGAACCTGCTGCTTTGTTAACCGGTGAAACAGAAACTACACGTGTGATTGGTGCTAATGGTGGGCATGTGCAAATTGTTTTGCCGTTAAATGCACCATCATCTGCCAACCCTGGTAATCTTGGTGCTGTGATCACTTCTGCACAAAATCTCGGAACAGTTACCATACGCCGGGGACATACAGCACAAAACATTTCAGTTATAAGCCGCCAGTCAATTAATCGTTATTACGACATAACACCAACAACAAGCACAAGTTTAAATGCTACACTAAGGTTCAATTATTTTAACGCAGAATTAAATGGCCGAAATGAAGCGCTGTTAAGTTTATGGAGGAGCAATGATAACATAAACTGGACCGGTGCAGGATTCTCCAGCAGAGATGCAACAAGTAATTTTGTGCAACAAACGGGCATTGCATCTTTCTCAAGATGGACTTTAACTGATATTGATTTCCCAACAAATGTATTCGACCTAACATCTGCCGGCGCACCGGCTATTAAAGTGTGGCCTAACCCAACAGTTGAGTTGCTCAATATTTCTGTAAGAGTAAAGAAAACGACTGATGCAACTGTTTCAGTAATTGATATGCAGGGCAGGCGGCTAATGAATCGTGCAGTGAAACTCGTAGCAGGAAATAATCAATTGCAGATCGAAACATTACAATTGGCGGCAGGGGCTTATCAATTAATTATTACTGCTGAAGATGGATCAACATTAAAATCAACACTCATCAG